Below is a genomic region from Mycolicibacter hiberniae.
TCAGCCCCGTTGTCAGTGTCCGCAGGGCGTTCAGGCCCTCGCTCAGCGCGGTCACCAGCGCCGAGCCGACGATGACACCGTCGGTGTAGGCAGCGATCTCGGCGGCCTGGGCGCCCGATCGCACGCCCAGCCCGACACCGACGGGAATGCCGGAGACCTCGCGCACCCTGGCCACCAACTCCGGTGCCGCGTTGGACACCGTGTTGCGGGCACCGGTGACGCCCATCGTGGAGGCGGCGTAGACGAATCCGCGGGTCGCCTTGACCGTCTCGGCGAGTCGTTGCGGCGTCGAGGACGGCGCCACCAGGAAGATCCGGTCCAGCGCGTGCTGTTGGGAGGCAGCCAGCCAGTCATCGGCTTCGTCGACGATCAGGTCGGGGGTGATCAGGCCCAGTCCCCCGGCTGAGGCCAGGTCGCGGGCGAACGCGTCGACCCCGTAGCGCAGCACCGGGTTCCAGTAGGTCATCACCACGGCACGACCCCCGGCGGCGGTGATCGCCTCGACGGCGCGCAGCGTGTCGCGCACTCGCACACCGCCTTGCAGCGCGGTCTCCGTGGCGCGCGCGATGGTCGGGCCGTCCATCCCCGGATCGGAGTACGGCACGCCGACTTCGACGAGGTCGCAACCGGTTTCGACCAAAGCGGTCATCGCGGCGATCGATCCCGCCACATCCGGGTAGCCGGTCGGCAGATAGCCGATCAGTGCGGCACGGCCCTCGGCCCGGCAGGCCGCGAACATCGGGGCCAACCGGTCGCCGGCGTGGTCGGTCACGACGCGTCCCCCGTCTGGTCGAACAGCCCGAACCACTCGGCCGCCGTTTCCACGTCCTTGTCGCCGCGGCCGGACACGTTCACCACGATGATCTTTCCGGGCCCCAGCTCGGCCGCCAGTTTGAGCGCGCCGGCTATCGCGTGTGCCGATTCGATCGCGGGAATGATCCCCTCGGTGCGGCACAGGACGCCGAAGGCATCCATGGCTTCGGCGTCGGTGATCGGGCGGTATTCGGCGCGCCCGGTCTCGCGCAGCCAGGCGTGTTCGGGGCCCACACCGGGATAGTCCAGGCCCGCCGAGATCGAATGCGACTCGATGGTCTGACCGTCCTCGTCTTGCAGCAGGTAGGAGAACGAGCCCTGAAAGGCACCCGGCGATCCGCCGGCGAAGGTCGCGGCATGCCGGCCGGTGTCCACCCCGTCGCCGCCGGCTTCGAACCCGATCAGCCGAACCGCCGGATCGTCGATGAAGGCGTGGAAGATGCCGATGGCGTTGGACCCGCCGCCCACGCACGCCACCACGGCATCGGGCAACCGGCCCGCCATCTGCTGGATCTGAACGCGCGTCTCCAGTCCGACGATCCGCTGGAAGTCCCGCACCATGGTCGGGAACGGGTGCGGTCCGGCCGCGGTGCCGAAGCAGTAGTAGGTGCGATCGGCATTGGTGACCCAGTCCCGGAACGCCTCGTTGATGGCGTCTTTGAGGGTCTGCGAACCGGATTCGACGGACACCACCTGGGCGCCCAGCAGCCGCATCCTGGCCACGTTGAGCGCCTGACGGCGGGTGTCGACCGCACCCATGTAGATCACGCACTCCAGCCCGAGCAGGGCGCAGGCGGTCGCGGTGGCGACGCCGTGCTGGCCGGCACCGGTCTCGGCGATCACCCGGGTCTTGCCCATGCGGCGCGCCAACAGCGCCTGGCCGAGCACGTTGTTGATCTTGTGCGAACCGGTGTGGTTGAGGTCTTCGCGCTTCAAGAAGATGCGGGCGCCGCCGCCGTGGGCCGTCAGGCGCTGCGCCTCATACAGCGGCGAGGGCCGGCCGGTGTAGTGGGTCTGCAGGTCGTCGAGGGTGTCGAGGAACTCGCGGTCGTTGCGCACCTTGTCGTAGGCGGCGGTGACCTCTTCGATGACCGCCATCAGCGCTTCGGCGACGTAGCGGCCGCCGTAGACGCCGAAATGCCCGCGGGCGTCGGGCTCGTGGCGGGTGGGTTCAGCCACTCCGGCACTGGCGCGCGGAAGACTCGGGTGCGGGTTCTCTGACATTTAGCGGGCCGACTTCGGGCAGGACGGATGCTTACCCGCACTGACCAAATCGGCAACAGCTGCTCGCGGGTCGCCGCTGGTGACCAGCCCCTCGCCGACCAGGACCGCATCCGCGCCGGCACCGGCGTAGGCCAACAGGTCCGCGGTGCCGCGGACGCCGGACTCGGCGATCTTGACCACCTCGGTGGGCAGTCCGGGCGCGATGCGTGCGAAGCAGTCGCGGTCGACTTCCAGTGTCGTGAGGTCGCGGGCGTTGACACCGATCACCTTGGCGCCGGCGGTCAGTGCGCGGTCGGCCTCCTCTTCGGTGTGCACCTCGACCAGGGCGGTCATGCCGAGCGACTCGGTGCGGTCCAGCAGGGATTCCAGGGCCTGCTGGCCGAGTGCCGCCACGATCAGCAGCAGCATGTCCGCGCCGTGGGCGCGCGCCTCGTGAATCTGGTACGGGCGCACGATGAAGTCTTTGCGCAGCACCGGAACCGACACCGCGGCCCGCACCGCGTCCAAGTCCGCCAGCGAGCCGTTGAACCGGCGCTGCTCGGTCAGCACACTGATCGCGCGGGCGCCGCCATCGGCATAGGAGCTGGCCAGATCCGCCGGGTCGGCGATGGGAGCCAGCTGCCCCTTCGACGGACTGGCCCGCTTCACCTCCGCGATCACCGCGATGCCGGGCTCGCGCAGCGCAGCCATCACGTCCAGCGGCGGGGGCATGGCCTCAGCTGCGGCTTTGACTTCCGCCAGTGGGGCGGCAGCCTCTCGGACGGCAAGGTCGGCGCAGACTCCCTCGATGATGGAGTCGAGAACCGAAGTCATGACTGCCGCTTCCTCTCCCGCGTCCGGTGGGCCTTCGTCGAACACTTCCAAGAAGGGTAACGATCGTCGCTGCCCGCGCTGTCACCGACCCTCGCCGTCCGGTCCCGGTGGCCGCTCCTCCGGATCCCCGGTGGGGTCGCGCCCCTCGTCGAGGGCGTCCCACATCATTCGTTCCGACACCTGCGCACCCGCCGGTCCGGCGGGCAGATCCCGGGTGGCCGCACGGCGCGCCGCAGGCGCGGAATACTTGCTGACGCGGCCGCCGCCGTGCGCGGCGGTGCGCATCAGCAACACGGCCGCTGCCAGCACGCACCCGGCCGCAACCAGGGTCAACACCGCTCCGGTCAGGCGCCGGTCGGTGCCCAGCAGAGAGGTCAGCGGCACCTCGGCGATGTCCAGCGCCCGCACCGTGATGTCACGGGCCGCCCACATGCTCAGGCCCAGGTAGCCGCACGCCAGGCTCACCGCGGCCAGCACCACCGCCAGGACCCGCAGTTGCCATCCGCGCACCGCCATCGCGGCCACCGCAGCAGCCAGGCACAACAGCGCCATCGGCACCAGCGCGGTGGACCAGGACGCCCCGGTGACGGTGAGCTGTCTGGGCTGGCCGAGCCCGTCGAACGAGCGAATCAGCACCCACGGCAGCCGGGAGGCGCCCCACAACCCTCCGGCGGCGACTACCAGCAGCAGTTGCGCCCCGCGAAGGGTGCGGGCCTGGTGAGGTTCGCGGCCGTCAGCCATCGGTCCCGGGCGCGCCCAGCGTCTGTGCGGCGGCGATCGCGGCCAGCACGGCGCGGGCCTTGTTGGAGGCCTCGGTGTATTCGTAGGGGCCGTTGGAGTCGGCGACCACGCCCCCACCGGCCTGGACATAGGCGGTGCCGGAGCGCATCAGCGCGGTGCGGATCGCGATGGCGAAGTCGGCGTTGCCGGCGAAGTCCAGGTAACCGACCACGCCGCCGTAGAGCCCGCGCCGGGTCTTCTCGACTTCCTCGATCAGCTCCATCGCCCTGACCTTGGGGGCCCCGGACAGGGTGCCGGCGGGAAAACAGGCGGTCACCGCGTCCAGCGCGGTCCGGTCCTCGGCGAGTTCCCCGGTGACGGTGGACACCAGGTGCATGACGTGGCTGTAGCGCTCGATGTGGCTGTAATCGGAGACCCGCACCGTCCCCGGAACGCACACCCGGCCCAGGTCGTTGCGGCCCAGATCGACCAGCATCAGGTGTTCGGCGAGCTCCTTCTCGTCCTCCAGGAGCCCCTTGGCCAGCAGCTGGTCTTCCTCCTCGGTCGCGCCCCGCCACCGGGTTCCGGCGATCGGGTGGGTGGTCGCGCGGCCCTCCTGGACGGTCACCAGCGCCTCGGGGCTCGAACCCACGATCGAGAAGGCCAGTTCCCCGTCGCCGTCGGGCACCTGCAGCAGGTACATGTACGGGCTGGGATTGGACACCCGCAGCATCCGGTAGACATCGAGCGGGTCGGCCGTCGTCGTCATCTCGAAACGCTGCGAGGGAACCACCTGAAACGCCTCGCCGGCTTCGATCTCGCCGACCAGTCGCTCGACGATCGCCCCGTACTCCTCGGGGGTCCGCTGCCCGCGGTAGTCCGGGTCGGGCCGGTCGAAGGTCGCGACGCTGGACTCCAGCGGCTGGCTCAACGCCGCCGTCATCACATCCAGGCGGGCGACCGCGTCGTCGTAGGCCTCGTCGACATGCTCGTCGGTGCCGTTCCAGTTGACCGCGTTGGCGATCAGGGTGATGGTGCCCTCGTGGTGGTCCACGGCCGCCATGTCGCTGGCCAGCAGCAGCAGCATGTCGGGCAGCCCCAGGTCATCGACCGCGAGTTCGGGCAGCCGCTCGAGGCGGCGCACCAGGTCATAGGTGAAGAAGCCCACCAGCCCGCTCGACAGCGGCGGCAGCCCGGGGATGGTCGCCGTCTCCAGCAGGGCCAATGTCTGGCGCAGGGCCTGCAAGGGGTCGCCTCCGGTGGGCGCGTCCTGCGGCACCGCGCCCAGCCACACCGCCTCACCGTCGCGCACCGTCAACGCCGAGGTGGTGCCGGCGCCGATGAACGACCACCGCGACCACGACCGGCCGTTCTCGGCCGATTCGAGCAGAAACGTGCCGGGCCGGTTGGCGGCCAGCTTGCGGTAGGCCGACAGCGGCGTCTCGGCGTCGGCCAGAACCTTGCGGGTCACCGGGACCACTCGGTGCTCAGCCGCCAGGGCCCGGAAGTCCGCCCGGGAGGTGACACCGACCCTCGAAGTGCTCGTGGTTTGCACGCGCATATCTTCCCAGACCATGCTGATTGCCGGCGCGGCGGCGCAGCGGCCCGGCGGAATCGGACCCGGTGATCGCCGTCGCGACGCTGACACCGGGAGTAGCGTGGCCGGCATGAAAACCGGTGACACCGTGGCGGACTTCGAGCTCCCCGACCAGACCGGGGCGCTGCGCACCCTCAGTGAGCTGCTGGCCGCGGGGCCGGTGGTGCTGTTCTTCTATCCGGCGGCGATGACGCCGGGCTGCACCAAGGAAGCCTGTCACTTCCGCGACCTGGCCGGCGAGTTCGCCGCCGTCGGGGCCACCCGGGTGGGTATCAGCGCCGACGCGGTCGCCAAACAGGCCAAGTTCGCCGACCAGCAGGGGTTCGATTACCCGCTTTTGTCCGACGCCGACGGCACCGTGGCGGCGCAGTTCGGCGTCAAGCGCGGCCTGCTGGGCAAGTTCCTGCCGGTGAAGCGGACCACGTTCGTGATCGACACCGACCGCACCGTGCTGGCCGTGATCGCCAGCGAGTTCTCGATGGACACCCACGCCGATACGGCGCTGGAGGCGTTGCGGACGCGCCGGACGGCCTAGCAGCGCGGCTCTACCCCGGTTATCCGCCGGTGTGCGCCGGTGCCTCGGATTCGGCCTCGCTCGCCTCGGCTGGGCCGGCCGCTGCCCGGGCCTCGCCGACCGCGGTGTCGATCCAATTTCTGATCTCGCTGAGGTGGGTGACGATGCCGGCGCGTTCGCGGCCGAGTTGCTCCACCTCGGCCTGCGTGCGGTCGCGCAGCAGTTTGGCCTCGCGTTTGGTGTTGGCGATCAGCGAGGACGCCTCCAGGCGGGCCTCCTTGTCCAGCTTGGCGATGTTGGCCTCGGCCTGCTCCCACGCCGCCTTCATCTTCTGGTCCAGGCGCTGCTGGGCCTCGCGGCGGTTGCGCTCGTCCTCTTCCCAGGCCAGCTTGATCTGCTCGTCGAGGGCCTCCTGCGCCGCCCGGCGATTGCGTTCGTCGTCCTCGGCCAGCCGCTGGTACACCTCGCGGCGACTGCGCTC
It encodes:
- a CDS encoding TIGR02234 family membrane protein; protein product: MADGREPHQARTLRGAQLLLVVAAGGLWGASRLPWVLIRSFDGLGQPRQLTVTGASWSTALVPMALLCLAAAVAAMAVRGWQLRVLAVVLAAVSLACGYLGLSMWAARDITVRALDIAEVPLTSLLGTDRRLTGAVLTLVAAGCVLAAAVLLMRTAAHGGGRVSKYSAPAARRAATRDLPAGPAGAQVSERMMWDALDEGRDPTGDPEERPPGPDGEGR
- the trpB gene encoding tryptophan synthase subunit beta, with translation MSENPHPSLPRASAGVAEPTRHEPDARGHFGVYGGRYVAEALMAVIEEVTAAYDKVRNDREFLDTLDDLQTHYTGRPSPLYEAQRLTAHGGGARIFLKREDLNHTGSHKINNVLGQALLARRMGKTRVIAETGAGQHGVATATACALLGLECVIYMGAVDTRRQALNVARMRLLGAQVVSVESGSQTLKDAINEAFRDWVTNADRTYYCFGTAAGPHPFPTMVRDFQRIVGLETRVQIQQMAGRLPDAVVACVGGGSNAIGIFHAFIDDPAVRLIGFEAGGDGVDTGRHAATFAGGSPGAFQGSFSYLLQDEDGQTIESHSISAGLDYPGVGPEHAWLRETGRAEYRPITDAEAMDAFGVLCRTEGIIPAIESAHAIAGALKLAAELGPGKIIVVNVSGRGDKDVETAAEWFGLFDQTGDAS
- the trpA gene encoding tryptophan synthase subunit alpha; the protein is MFAACRAEGRAALIGYLPTGYPDVAGSIAAMTALVETGCDLVEVGVPYSDPGMDGPTIARATETALQGGVRVRDTLRAVEAITAAGGRAVVMTYWNPVLRYGVDAFARDLASAGGLGLITPDLIVDEADDWLAASQQHALDRIFLVAPSSTPQRLAETVKATRGFVYAASTMGVTGARNTVSNAAPELVARVREVSGIPVGVGLGVRSGAQAAEIAAYTDGVIVGSALVTALSEGLNALRTLTTGLTSGVRQGVTTR
- the trpC gene encoding indole-3-glycerol phosphate synthase TrpC — translated: MTSVLDSIIEGVCADLAVREAAAPLAEVKAAAEAMPPPLDVMAALREPGIAVIAEVKRASPSKGQLAPIADPADLASSYADGGARAISVLTEQRRFNGSLADLDAVRAAVSVPVLRKDFIVRPYQIHEARAHGADMLLLIVAALGQQALESLLDRTESLGMTALVEVHTEEEADRALTAGAKVIGVNARDLTTLEVDRDCFARIAPGLPTEVVKIAESGVRGTADLLAYAGAGADAVLVGEGLVTSGDPRAAVADLVSAGKHPSCPKSAR
- a CDS encoding anthranilate synthase component I, which produces MVWEDMRVQTTSTSRVGVTSRADFRALAAEHRVVPVTRKVLADAETPLSAYRKLAANRPGTFLLESAENGRSWSRWSFIGAGTTSALTVRDGEAVWLGAVPQDAPTGGDPLQALRQTLALLETATIPGLPPLSSGLVGFFTYDLVRRLERLPELAVDDLGLPDMLLLLASDMAAVDHHEGTITLIANAVNWNGTDEHVDEAYDDAVARLDVMTAALSQPLESSVATFDRPDPDYRGQRTPEEYGAIVERLVGEIEAGEAFQVVPSQRFEMTTTADPLDVYRMLRVSNPSPYMYLLQVPDGDGELAFSIVGSSPEALVTVQEGRATTHPIAGTRWRGATEEEDQLLAKGLLEDEKELAEHLMLVDLGRNDLGRVCVPGTVRVSDYSHIERYSHVMHLVSTVTGELAEDRTALDAVTACFPAGTLSGAPKVRAMELIEEVEKTRRGLYGGVVGYLDFAGNADFAIAIRTALMRSGTAYVQAGGGVVADSNGPYEYTEASNKARAVLAAIAAAQTLGAPGTDG
- a CDS encoding peroxiredoxin — its product is MKTGDTVADFELPDQTGALRTLSELLAAGPVVLFFYPAAMTPGCTKEACHFRDLAGEFAAVGATRVGISADAVAKQAKFADQQGFDYPLLSDADGTVAAQFGVKRGLLGKFLPVKRTTFVIDTDRTVLAVIASEFSMDTHADTALEALRTRRTA